A genomic window from Silene latifolia isolate original U9 population chromosome Y, ASM4854445v1, whole genome shotgun sequence includes:
- the LOC141632561 gene encoding uncharacterized protein LOC141632561: protein MDENSAMEDDNNQQIVDFETVQPAADSSNVETAVFELLDGKDDDDNNQQIVDSETAQPVADSGNVETPEFELFDGKDDDFATMLMSKGTDLSGCLLGIKARKWEHIFTSIRNIRNSRALVSRNQLLVGST from the exons ATGGATGAGAACTCGGCAATGGAGGATGACAATAATCAACAAATTGTTGATTTTGAGACCGTTCAGCCTGCAGCGGATTCTAGTAATGTTGAGACCGCCGTTTTTGAATTACTTGATGGTAAAGACGACGATGATAATAATCAACAAATTGTTGATTCTGAGACCGCACAGCCTGTAGCGGATTCTGGTAATGTTGAGACTCCTGAGTTTGAATTATTTGATGGTAAAGACGATGATTTTGCGACGATGTTGATGAGCAaag GTACGGATTTATCAGGTTGTTTACTTGGAATAAAAGCTAGGAAATGGGAGCACATCTTCACCAGTATAAGAAACATTCGCAACTCAAGGGCTTTAGTATCAAGAAATCAACTTCTCGTAGGGTCGACGTGA
- the LOC141632558 gene encoding uncharacterized protein LOC141632558, whose amino-acid sequence MSGEEFRRVRAQFDEYEGMEVDSVGRSGGLAFLWKKHVRCVFRSASVHHMDFEIQETEGNWRVTGFYGWQNVADRHLSWELLRELGAQYGGPWVCIGDFNEILFATEMKGGTRPQRQMNNFREAVDDCGLRDIEFEGYAFTYDNGQSEDDNRQCRLGRALSNDEWAELFPRAKLIHLAREWSDHAPILLKLARRVVEERFTGKKFRFEQVWIGEEGCEEAVRQAWEVGNDDLVNLMERCANNLQKWKGISIGKIVKDLNSKRRKLTKLNEGGRSRREVEERKKWKAGQRRECNHIDRIVDEDGRVKEGLEAITGVAKNYFKKLFTTGEPRDFEHLLDGIEGRVTDRMNYMLRCEYSEEEVTAALNQMHPLKAPGPDGMNGLFYQTYWHIVGPAVVRTVLRVLRGAPFPEGGKYFANGSFMAATLGTTPSFTWRGILEAREVLKLGARKRIGDGLSTLVWLDPWIPGT is encoded by the exons ATGAGTGGTGAAGAGTTTAGGAGAGTCCGTGCCCAGTTCGATGAATATGAGGGCATGGAGGTGGATAGCGTCGGGAGGTCAGGCGGTCTAGCCTTTCTGTGGAAAAAACATGTGCGGTGTGTCTTTCGATCAGCCTCGGTCCATCACATGGACTTCGAAATACAAGAAACCGAGGGGAATTGGAGAGTCACAGGATTCTATGGATGGCAAAATGTTGCTGACAGGCACTTATCGTGGGAGCTGCTTAGGGAGTTAGGAGCTCAGTATGGGGGACCGTGGGTGtgcattggtgattttaatgaaatTCTTTTTGCGACGGAGATGAAAGGAGGAACGAGACCCCAACGACAAATGAATAACTTTCGAGAAGCAGTAGACGATTGTGGGTTGAGAGATATCGAGTTCGAAGGCTATGCATTCACGTATGACAATGGACAAAGCGAAGATGACAATAGACAATGCCGGCTTGGCCGAGCACTGAGTAATGATGAATGGGCTGAGTTGTTCCCGCGGGCTAAGCTGATTCATTTGGCTCGGGAGTGGTCTGATCACGCTCCCATTCTGCTGAAGCTAGCTAGAAGAGTGGTGGAGGAACGGTTTACGGGGAAGAAGTTTCGGTTTGAGCAGGTTTGGATTGGAGAAGAGGGGTGCGAAGAGGCGGTTAGACAGGCATGGGAAGTGGGTAATGATGATTTAGTTAATTTGATGGAACGATGCGCGAATAATCTACAAAAATGGAAGGGGATTAGCATCGGGAAAATAGTGAAAGACCTAAATTCCAAGCGGCGAAAATTAACTAAATTAAACGAAGGAGGGCGATCCAGGAGGGAGGTAGAGGAAAGGAAGAAGTG GAAAGCCGGCCAACGACGAGAGTGCAACCATATTGACAGAATAGTGGATGAGGACGGTAGGGTTAAGGAGGGGCTGGAAGCCATTACAGGTGTAGCGAAAAATTACTTCAAAAAGCTCTTTACGACAGGTGAACCCCGCGACTTTGAGCACCTCCTTGACGGTATTGAGGGCAGAGTGACGGACAGAATGAACTATATGCTACGGTGTGAGTATAGCGAGGAAGAGGTGACAGCTGCTCTAAATCAAATGCACCCTTTGAAAGCTCCGGGTCCTGATGGAATGAACGGTCTGTTTTACCAGACCTACTGGCATATCGTGGGTCCTGCGGTGGTGCGAACAGTTCTTCGGGTTCTGCGAGGCGCACCGTTTCCTGAAGGTGGTAAGTATTTCGCTAATGGGTCGTTCATGGCTGCCACGCTAGGGACGACTCCTAGCTTTACTTGGAGAGGAATCCTAGAGGCTCGGGAAGTGCTTAAGTTGGGAGCGAGGAAGAGAATTGGAGATGGGCTGAGTACTCTTGTTTGGTTGGACCCGTGGATACCAGGCACATAG
- the LOC141632559 gene encoding uncharacterized protein LOC141632559 produces MSPGEKKGKGKVGMQKGKEKVRSGVSFREPVETDKREDSDASEEISEETEASSQGDGEGSGDEEARKKRKEDKTPEDEPSVKPVQEEQSVKAANVVERSKELEVGQGSKRKLPEGAVVPKKKRMRKEGTKMKEVEGHGSPASLHYVIEHLSSAQRKDVEDIGFGGLLELKASKFIHTMVDWLLERYDTHTRLLLFNRFVHFSISKHDVYDVFMLPCEGEDVPTVTDDKELVQSWRKRFGALPNKDIQLDKVVRVEILKLVDGGDRF; encoded by the exons ATGTCACCAGGTGAGAAGAAAGGAAAAGGAAAGGTTGGCATGCAGAAGGGTAAAGAGAAGGTCCGATCTGGGGTTTCCTTCAGAGAACCGGTGGAGACGGATAAAAGGGAAGACAGTGATGCGTCAGAAGAGATTTCTGAGGAGACAGAAGCAAGTAGTCAGGGGGACGGGGAAGGCAGTGGTGATGAGGAAGCGCGT aagaagaggaaggaaGATAAGACGCCAGAAGACG AGCCATCTGTGAAACCTGTGCAAGAAGAGCAATCTGTGAAAGCTGCGAATGTTGTGGAAAGGTCGAAGGAGCTTGAGGTTGGGCAAGGGTCCAAGAGAAAGTTACCTGAAGGGGCAGTGGTCCCAAAAAAGAAACGAATGAGAAAGGAAGGAAC GAAGATGAAGGAGGTCGAGGGACATGGATCACCAGCTTCCCTACACTACGTCATAGAGCATTTATCGTCAGCTCAGAGGAAGGATGTTGAGGATATAGGGTTTGGAGGTCTTCTCGAGCTGAAGGCATCTAAGTTTATTCATACCATGGTTGATTGGCTGTTGGAACGATATGATACGCACACTAGGCTGCTTTTGTTTAATAGGTTTGTTCATTTCTCAATCAGTAAGCATGATGTTTACGATGTCTTCATGTTACCGTGTGAAGGGGAGGATGTGCCAACTGTTACAGATGATAAAGAGCTAGTACAGAGTTGGAGAAAGAGATTTGGTGCTTTACCAAATAAGGATATACAGCTGGACAAAGTTGTTAGAGTTGAGATCTTGAAATTGGTGGACGGTGGTGACCGATTTTAA
- the LOC141632560 gene encoding protein FAR1-RELATED SEQUENCE 5-like, translating to MMRDDYLLYGDVKIFDTTYRTNRYNLICGAFVGINNHWSNVMFGCAFVSNEKEESFEWLFKVFNESMGEVVRPVSIFTDQDQAIANAIETVYPQTRHRLCQWHIQQNAISHFGKLKGDRPFQNLFNKCLHGCYNEAEFEQTWHKMLSDYGLVNHNWFKRLYKHRAKWSTAFNNQFFSAGILSSQRSESTNHAMGFQPSKTTSVTEFFGIFENTVKRWRGEEERKEFNGIRSTPSSVYPLVDLLLHASQVYTLELFRVFEKEFALAMGTRAVILPIDDPHVLLYRVYPAAQEEDNHHVTYDCKNH from the exons ATGATGAGAGATGACTATTTGTTGTACGGAGATGTTAAAATCTTTGATACAACTTATCGAACCAATAGGTACAATCTCATTTGTGGAGCCTTTGTTGGTATTAACAACCATTGGTCCAATGTCATGTTTGGTTGTGCTTTTGTGTCGAACGAAAAGGAAGAATCATTCGAGTGGTTGTTCAAGGTTTTCAACGAATCCATGGGTGAGGTTGTTCGTCCTGTCTCTATCTTCACTGACCAAGACCAAGCAATAGCAAATGCAATTGAAACG GTTTATCCACAAACCAGACATCGTCTATGTCAGTGGCACATTCAACAAAACGCCATATCTCACTTCGGTAAACTAAAGGGTGATCGTCCGTTCCAGAATCTATTCAACAAATGCCTTCATGGTTGCTACAATGAGGCTGAATTTGAGCAGACTTGGCATAAAATGTTGTCAGATTATGGGTTAGTCAACCATAATTGGTTTAAGAGATTGTACAAACATAGAGCCAAATGGAGCACTGCTTTCAACAATCAATTCTTTTCAGCCGGGATTTTATCGTCCCAAAGGAGTGAGAGCACAAACCATGCAATGGGCTTTCAACCTTCTAAGACTACATCCGTTACCGAATTCTTTGGGATATTTGAAAACACGGTCAAAAGATGGCGGGGTGAGGAAGAGCGTAAAGAATTCAACGGTATAAGATCCACACCATCTTCCGTGTACCCTCTAGTGGATTTGTTACTACATGCATCTCAGGTTTACACATTGGAGCTGTTTCGAGTGTTTGAGAAAGAATTCGCGCTTGCCATGGGTACTCGTGCTGTCATCCTTCCGATTGATGACCCTCATGTGTTGTTGTATCGTGTCTACCCTGCTGCCCAAGAGGAGGACAACCATCATGTGACGTACGATTGTAAGAACCACTAA